One window of the Eucalyptus grandis isolate ANBG69807.140 chromosome 8, ASM1654582v1, whole genome shotgun sequence genome contains the following:
- the LOC104456292 gene encoding LOW QUALITY PROTEIN: crocetin glucosyltransferase 3 (The sequence of the model RefSeq protein was modified relative to this genomic sequence to represent the inferred CDS: deleted 1 base in 1 codon), with protein MDDSKSQSHGHIVMLPFMAHGHLIPFLALARRIRRQTPFAVTLAATPLNLWYLRSTMSPDDDDSGIRFHELPFRSSDHGLPPDTENTENLPLSQIGMLFRSSVSLATPVERLISDITAEEGRPPLCVISDVLFGWSVDIARRLGTKSITFTTGGAYGTLAYVSIWVHLPHRSTDTEEFSVPGFPERCRFHRSQLHRFIREVEPTDEWSKFFQVQIKLTLASDGWLCNSVEEIEPLGFDLSRKYLKLPVWAIGPLIPSRMLRKSSPISPNSRSKSLQKHTGKAFGVSPEKCLDFLSSHSPNSVLYISFGSQNTISPSQMMQLAIGLESSGKPFLWVIRPPLGFDTKGEFRPEWLPLGFEDRVTGSNQGLLVRNWAPQLDILSHGSTGAFLSHCGWNSIMESLSQGVPILGWPMAAEQAHNAKMMVEEMGVCIELACGVESRIEAEEVKRVIEMVMEGEGEGGEMRKRANAVMGQMREAVKEGSDDDKGSSLKALDDFVRTILGDSTNRTFSFL; from the exons ATGGATGATTCGAAATCTCAATCCCATGGCCACATAGTGATGCTCCCTTTCATGGCACATGGCCATCTCATCCCCTtcctcgccctcgcccgccgCATCCGCCGCCAAACCCCCTTCGCCGTCACTCTCGCCGCCACCCCTCTCAACCTCTGGTACCTCCGCTCCACCATGTCCCCTGACGACGACGACTCCGGAATCCGATTCCACGAGCTCCCATTCCGCAGCTCCGACCACGGCTTGCCCCCCGACACCGAGAACACTGAGAACTTGCCGCTCAGTCAGATCGGCATGCTTTTCCGCTCGTCTGTGTCCCTTGCTACCCCCGTAGAGCGCCTCATCTCCGACATAACGGCCGAAGAGGGCAGGCCACCGCTTTGCGTGATCTCGGATGTGCTCTTCGGGTGGTCTGTGGACATCGCCAGGAGGCTTGGGACGAAGAGCATCACCTTCACCACGGGCGGCGCATACGGCACTCTGGCCTACGTCTCCATCTGGGTTCACCTCCCACACCGCTCGACTGATACTGAGGAGTTCTCGGTGCCTGGATTCCCCGAACGGTGCCGGTTCCACCGCTCTCAGCTCCACCGATTCATTCGAGAGGTGGAGCCTACGGATGAGTGGTCCAAGTTCTTCCAGGTTCAGATCAAGCTCACTTTAGCCTCGGATGGTTGGTTATGCAACTCGGTAGAGGAAATTGAGCCTCTTGGGTTCGATCTCTCGAGGAAGTACTTGAAGCTTCCTGTTTGGGCCATTGGTCCACTAATCCCCTCTCGCATGCTCCGAAAATCATCACCAATCTCT CCTAACTCTAGATCAAAATCCCTCCAAAAGCATACGGGAAAAGCTTTTGGAGTGTCCCCAGAGAAATGCCTAGACTTCCTCAGTTCACATAGTCCAAACTCTGTTTTGTACATTTCCTTTGGTTCACAAAACACTATAAGTCCTAGCCAGATGATGCAGTTAGCCATTGGTTTGGAATCAAGTGGCAAGCCTTTCCTTTGGGTCATTAGGCCGCCCCTCGGTTTTGATACCAAGGGTGAGTTCCGACCCGAGTGGTTGCCACTGGGTTTCGAGGACCGAGTGACCGGGAGCAACCAAGGATTGCTAGTGCGGAATTGGGCACCACAATTAGATATCCTCTCGCACGGCTCGACGGGAGCATTCCTAAGCCACTGCGGATGGAACTCGATCATGGAGAGCCTGAGCCAGGGGGTGCCCATCTTGGGGTGGCCGATGGCAGCCGAGCAGGCGCACAACGCCAAGAtgatggtggaggagatggGGGTGTGCATCGAGCTTGCGTGCGGGGTCGAGAGCCGGATCGAAGCCGAGGAAGTGAAGCGGGTGATCGAAATGGtgatggaaggggaaggagaaggaggggaGATGAGGAAGAGGGCCAATGCAGTGATGGGACAAATGAGGGAAGCTGTGAAGGAAGGCAGTGATGATGACAAGGGGTCTAGCCTCAAGGCCTTGGATGATTTCGTGAGGACCATCCTAGGTGATTCTACAAATCGTACATTCTCATTCCTTTAA